The following are encoded together in the Clostridium sp. BJN0013 genome:
- a CDS encoding response regulator transcription factor: MKRILVVEDDIMLNSGLCYNLQLDNYEAIPAYNMPSAEEDIRDTDFDLIVLDINLPEGSGFNFCKKIKSRRDVPVIFLTARDMEEDVMKGFELGAEDYITKPFNINIFRKKVAAILRRCDKQWGENIYTQGSFILDFNRFTATLEGKYITLTPTEYKMLKVFIENPNKVLTRQVLLEKLWDCHGNFVDEHALTVNINRLRGKIESENRKYIKTVYGMGYMWINEKC; this comes from the coding sequence GTGAAGCGAATCCTTGTTGTTGAAGATGATATTATGCTAAATTCTGGGCTGTGTTATAACCTTCAATTAGATAACTATGAAGCCATTCCTGCATATAATATGCCCTCTGCAGAGGAGGATATAAGAGATACGGACTTTGATTTAATTGTATTAGATATAAATTTGCCTGAAGGCAGTGGCTTTAATTTTTGCAAAAAAATAAAATCTCGAAGAGATGTTCCTGTGATATTTTTAACTGCCCGTGATATGGAAGAAGATGTTATGAAAGGTTTTGAACTAGGTGCTGAGGATTATATTACAAAGCCTTTTAATATCAATATCTTCAGAAAAAAAGTAGCAGCTATTTTAAGGCGGTGTGATAAACAATGGGGAGAAAATATTTATACACAGGGCAGTTTTATTCTGGATTTTAATAGGTTTACAGCAACTCTGGAAGGAAAATATATTACATTGACCCCTACGGAATATAAAATGTTGAAGGTATTCATAGAAAATCCTAATAAAGTACTTACAAGACAAGTATTGCTTGAAAAGTTATGGGACTGTCATGGAAATTTTGTTGATGAACATGCCCTTACTGTTAATATTAATCGTCTCCGAGGGAAAATTGAAAGTGAAAATAGAAAATACATAAAAACAGTTTATGGTATGGGGTATATGTGGATAAACGAAAAATGCTGA
- a CDS encoding DUF4153 domain-containing protein encodes MEVNKTLETKTKDELYRMLFSLLLGITFDKLFFDKAPGISYPIFIGLCIGFFLWSIRDRIIMKKSFGWFLLIPIALLSLGFAVHTENIFYLLNFLAVPILMIASSILIVNPRLKWDKASFVAEMLRKGIANVLNNITKPFTILKASIKMGRTVQMEEGKKQILIGILISLPLLVILMILLSSADMVFGYYFANLTEIFNNINIEEFVPHAIIILVIAFYLFGYVWGFKSEEKAIEKDLDAPAVSWEAVTIITVLAALNILYLIFTIIQFSYLYGGDNITLPADFTYAEYARKGFFELTAVTFINFIIVLGCQKYIKKDNKKLLNVANLLLTVLVVFTLNMLFSANFKLTLYEAAFGYTFLRVSVHLFMLLLFILCLVVAAGIWYRKIPIVKSIIVITIIMYTIINYLNIDGFIARKNIERYNETGKLDAYYLTSLSFEAVPYLIELRDKGDSHIKMVIDKNLKYRKEVLDKQNSWTEFNFSKNKTRKLLNQGS; translated from the coding sequence ATGGAAGTTAATAAAACTTTAGAAACTAAAACTAAGGATGAACTATACCGTATGCTATTTTCACTGCTGCTTGGAATTACATTTGACAAATTATTTTTTGACAAGGCCCCTGGCATATCCTACCCCATATTTATAGGACTGTGTATTGGATTTTTCCTATGGTCCATAAGAGATAGGATAATAATGAAAAAAAGCTTTGGCTGGTTTTTACTTATACCAATAGCCCTGCTGTCCCTCGGCTTTGCAGTTCATACAGAGAACATATTTTATTTATTAAATTTTTTAGCGGTTCCAATTCTTATGATTGCAAGCTCAATTTTAATAGTGAATCCAAGGCTTAAATGGGATAAAGCTAGCTTTGTAGCTGAAATGTTAAGAAAAGGAATAGCAAATGTGCTTAATAATATCACCAAACCCTTTACAATTTTAAAGGCTTCAATAAAAATGGGAAGAACTGTTCAAATGGAGGAAGGAAAAAAGCAGATATTGATTGGCATACTTATTTCCTTGCCTTTACTTGTGATTTTAATGATACTTTTAAGCTCTGCAGATATGGTTTTTGGCTACTACTTTGCTAACCTGACAGAAATTTTTAATAATATAAATATAGAAGAGTTTGTACCACATGCCATAATCATTTTAGTTATAGCCTTCTATTTATTTGGTTATGTTTGGGGCTTTAAAAGTGAGGAAAAAGCAATTGAGAAGGACTTGGATGCCCCTGCTGTGAGCTGGGAGGCGGTTACAATAATAACCGTATTGGCTGCTTTAAATATACTGTATCTGATTTTCACAATAATTCAATTTTCTTATCTTTATGGTGGAGATAATATAACACTACCAGCTGATTTTACCTATGCAGAATATGCTAGAAAAGGCTTTTTTGAGCTAACCGCAGTTACCTTTATCAATTTTATAATAGTGCTGGGCTGCCAGAAATATATAAAAAAAGATAATAAAAAGCTTTTAAATGTAGCAAATCTTCTTTTAACTGTGCTTGTAGTATTTACCTTAAATATGCTTTTTTCTGCTAACTTTAAACTTACTTTGTATGAGGCTGCCTTTGGGTATACTTTTTTAAGGGTATCGGTGCATTTATTTATGCTGCTGCTTTTCATACTGTGCCTGGTTGTGGCTGCTGGTATTTGGTACAGAAAAATTCCTATAGTAAAAAGCATAATTGTGATAACAATAATTATGTATACAATAATAAATTATCTTAATATAGATGGGTTTATAGCGAGAAAAAATATAGAGCGCTATAATGAAACTGGCAAGCTGGATGCTTATTATTTGACTTCATTGTCTTTTGAAGCCGTTCCTTATTTGATTGAACTGAGGGATAAGGGCGACAGCCATATAAAAATGGTTATTGATAAAAATTTGAAATATAGAAAAGAAGTGCTTGATAAGCAAAATTCATGGACTGAATTTAATTTTAGTAAAAACAAAACTAGAAAATTATTAAACCAAGGGAGCTAA
- a CDS encoding ATP-binding protein, whose protein sequence is MDKRKMLKEKVSIDNIYRGIGISFFTLGVCFITAVFFYFQHWIMRLIAFLFIISFVILAFIFILLVRKKVVDFSDSISECIDDVMNGKEEIAFHMESEDLIAKIHVKLRRLYKIMRENSSRNKNEKQAIQEMVSDISHQVKTPVANLKMYNSTLLQSQLPAEKRREFLLVMETQINKLDFLMQSLVKMSRLETGAITLYIKSIPLYDTLALALSSIVLPAEKKNIEVTINCDPHIKVFHDRKWTAEALFNILDNAVKYTEKGGKISVEVTRWEMYTKIDISDTGKGIAKQNVTNIFKRFYREEEVHHIYGVGIGLYLSRQIISRQGGYIKVTSKVGKGSTFSVFLPNEGQF, encoded by the coding sequence GTGGATAAACGAAAAATGCTGAAAGAGAAAGTGTCTATAGATAATATCTATAGGGGAATTGGCATTTCATTTTTTACACTGGGAGTATGTTTTATTACAGCTGTATTTTTCTATTTTCAACACTGGATTATGAGGCTTATTGCATTTTTATTTATTATATCTTTTGTTATATTGGCGTTTATATTTATTTTACTTGTGAGAAAAAAAGTAGTTGATTTTTCTGATTCAATAAGTGAATGTATTGACGATGTAATGAATGGAAAAGAAGAAATTGCCTTCCATATGGAATCTGAAGATTTAATTGCTAAAATTCATGTAAAGTTAAGACGCCTTTATAAGATTATGAGGGAAAACAGCAGTAGAAATAAAAATGAAAAACAAGCCATACAGGAAATGGTTTCAGATATTTCACATCAAGTAAAAACCCCTGTGGCAAACCTTAAAATGTATAATTCTACCCTGCTTCAGTCACAGCTTCCCGCTGAAAAGCGAAGGGAATTTTTGTTGGTTATGGAAACCCAAATTAATAAGTTGGATTTTTTAATGCAGTCTTTGGTGAAAATGTCTAGATTGGAAACAGGAGCTATCACACTTTATATTAAATCTATACCATTGTATGATACCCTGGCTCTGGCTTTAAGCAGTATTGTCCTTCCGGCAGAAAAGAAAAATATTGAAGTAACAATAAATTGTGATCCTCATATTAAAGTATTTCATGATAGAAAATGGACAGCCGAAGCTCTCTTTAATATTTTAGACAATGCAGTAAAGTATACAGAAAAAGGAGGAAAGATTTCTGTTGAAGTAACTCGGTGGGAGATGTATACAAAAATTGATATTAGTGATACGGGAAAAGGCATTGCAAAACAGAATGTAACTAATATATTTAAGAGGTTTTACCGTGAAGAGGAAGTCCACCATATATATGGGGTTGGCATAGGGCTTTATCTTTCCCGCCAGATTATTTCACGACAAGGAGGATATATAAAGGTAACTTCTAAAGTAGGAAAAGGCTCAACTTTTTCTGTATTTCTTCCTAATGAAGGGCAGTTTTAA